A window of Nocardia arthritidis genomic DNA:
AGCCATGAGCGGAAGCCTATCGAGCTTCGGCCTCAGGCACTATCCGGCCCGCCCCCAACGCTGCCCGGCGCGTCCTGTCCGGTGGGTACGAACGACTCGTTCAGTGTCGCAACGACCTTCGAGCGTTGGGCGCCGGCGTCCTCGGATGCCTGACGACAGGCCCACACGATGAGTTGGCCGACCTCGGCGGGCGGCACCGAGGTGACCGCCTCGGAGAGGGTGAGCGCGACCAGTGCGCCGTCGCTGTCCACCTCGGCGCTGACCATGCCGTCCTCGGTGGTGAACCGGCCGCGCACCTGCTTGAGGCCGTACAGCGCGGCCTCCAGCGCCTCCAGCTTCGCGGTCGCGTTGGCGACCAGCGCGTCCATTTCGGCGCTCATGACTCCACCTCGCTCATGGTTTAAACCGGCCTCATCCAGCTCGTCGGTCCCGTATCCGCGTCGTCCAGGCGGTCCAGTTCGTCGACCGCGGCCTGCCGGGTGGGCAGGCCGAGTTTGTCGAGAATGTCGTCCGGCAGGCCCGCCTCGGCGAGCACCTCGCGGCGGCGCGCCTTGGCGACGAGGGTGGACCGCTTGGTGAGCCGGAGGATCTCGTTGGCCAGAGACTGTGCGCCGTAACGATATTCGCTGCGCTCGAATTTGATTTCCACCGGCATGCCCTGATCGGTGGCGCGCACCGAGATGGTGCCGGAGCGGTTGGTGCTGCCCGCCACTGTGACGTTCGGGACGCTGGGTACCTGTGAATTGGTCATGCCGTCGGCCTGTAGAAGCCGTTGAACTGCATACCGATGTTCTCCGTTCGAATCGCGGTGATCGAGACCGGATCGCCCGCCTCGATCATCTTTCCGTTGCCGACGACCATCGCGACGTGCCCGTCCCAGACCGCCAGATCGCCGGGCATGAGATCGCCGGGGGAGACCCGACTGCCGACGGCTTGCTGGTCGGCCAGCCGGGGCAGCTCGATGCCCGCCGCCTCGTACGAGCTCTTGGTGAGACCGCTGCAGTCGAGGCCGACGCCGGGGGTATTGCCGCCCCAGACGTAGGGCGTGCCGACCGCCTTCAGCGCCGTGCGCACCGCGGTGGCCGCCTTCTCGTTGGGCGCGGTGACCTCGCTGCCGTCGGGCAGTTTGATCTTGACGCCCTGGCCGGTATCGGTCTTGGTGGTCGGGCTGTCGGTTTTGGTCGGCGTGCCCGCCGACGTGGTCGAGGCGGGCACTGTCGATGTGGATGCCGTCTTCATCAGCCCGCTGAGCGCGGATGTCCCGGTGCCGAGCAGGCCCGTCCCGGTCGAAACCAGTTGTTGCAGACCGGAACTGGAGACGCTGCTCGCGGCGGACTGAACGCCGGAGGCCACCGTGCTCGCCAGCGAGGTGGACGGCGGCGGGGTGAGCTCGCTCATCGCGGTGGTGTGCGTGCTGAGCTCGCTCTGCACCTTGCCGACCACCTTGACGCCCTGCTGGATGTGGTCGATCGCGGAGCCGACGAGCAGCGAAAGACCCGCGGGCGTCGTGAGCGTCGGCGCCAGCTTCGTCGCGTCGTCG
This region includes:
- a CDS encoding YbaB/EbfC family nucleoid-associated protein; this encodes MSAEMDALVANATAKLEALEAALYGLKQVRGRFTTEDGMVSAEVDSDGALVALTLSEAVTSVPPAEVGQLIVWACRQASEDAGAQRSKVVATLNESFVPTGQDAPGSVGGGPDSA
- a CDS encoding NlpC/P60 family protein; translated protein: MTAVIDISLLVKPLTDLLASFGTGVLTASGPADSLRATSTAVDQVHAAGRDSINNMSSAWDGVAADAATSKALRVQTSAATISDRGNDMATIVGQAATEIESGKKELTTIVQSFVDDATKLAPTLTTPAGLSLLVGSAIDHIQQGVKVVGKVQSELSTHTTAMSELTPPPSTSLASTVASGVQSAASSVSSSGLQQLVSTGTGLLGTGTSALSGLMKTASTSTVPASTTSAGTPTKTDSPTTKTDTGQGVKIKLPDGSEVTAPNEKAATAVRTALKAVGTPYVWGGNTPGVGLDCSGLTKSSYEAAGIELPRLADQQAVGSRVSPGDLMPGDLAVWDGHVAMVVGNGKMIEAGDPVSITAIRTENIGMQFNGFYRPTA